Proteins encoded by one window of Bacteroidia bacterium:
- a CDS encoding ATP-dependent Clp protease ATP-binding subunit yields MEAKFSPRVKDVITYSREEALRLSHDYIGTEHLLLGLIREGEGMAIKFLKSLNVNLVELRKSVENAVKGSVNNVSNLNNIPLTKQAEKALKITYLEAKIFKSDIIGTEHLLLSILKDEDNIATQILNQYGINYEIMREELETFKSNFKSEAPQSPSDDPYSKDDDEGPGLGSGSTAKKSGDAKSKTPVLDNFGRDLTKAAEEGKLDPIVGRSKEIERVSQILSRRKKNNPILIGEPGVGKSAIAEGLALRIIQRKVSRVLFNKRIVTLDLASLVAGTKYRGQFEERMKAVMNELEKSPDVILFIDEIHTIIGAGGASGSLDASNMFKPALARGEIQCIGATTLDEYRQYIEKDGALDRRFQKVIIDPTSVDETVEILNNIKDRYEEHHHVNYTPEALKACVTLTNRYITDRFLPDKAIDALDEAGSRVHLSNIHVPANIIDLEGKISEIKSEKNRVVRSQKYEEAARLRDSEKQLIDQLEAAKKQWEEETKNQRYAVTDEDVAEVVSMMSGIPLQRVAQAETARLINMPEELKGKVIGQDDAIKKVVRAIQRNRAGLKDPNKPIGSFIFLGPTGVGKTELAKVLATYLFDTEDALIRIDMSEYMEKFAVSRLIGAPPGYVGYEEGGQLTEKVRRKPYSVVLLDEIEKAHPDVFNLLLQTLDDGQLTDSLGRKVDFKNTIIIMTSNIGSRQLKDFGTGVGFATGAKNAQMDEHARGVIENALKKAFAPEFLNRIDDVVIFNSLSKEDIIKIIDIELEKLYSRIAGLGYKLKLNDEAKDFIADKGNDVNYGARPLKRAIQKYVEDMLAEEIIKAELQEGDNIEVVFDKETHLLKANITKSSPPPPKSRKKKEENNS; encoded by the coding sequence ATGGAAGCAAAATTTAGCCCCAGAGTAAAAGATGTGATAACCTATAGTAGAGAAGAAGCACTACGATTAAGTCATGATTATATTGGCACAGAGCATTTGTTGCTGGGCCTTATCCGTGAAGGCGAAGGCATGGCAATAAAGTTTTTAAAGTCGCTCAATGTAAATCTGGTAGAACTGCGAAAGTCGGTTGAGAACGCTGTTAAAGGAAGTGTTAATAATGTTAGCAACCTTAATAATATTCCACTTACAAAGCAGGCAGAAAAAGCTTTAAAAATAACTTATCTTGAAGCTAAGATTTTTAAAAGTGATATTATAGGCACGGAACATTTGTTGCTTTCAATTCTGAAAGACGAAGACAATATTGCAACACAAATACTAAATCAGTACGGCATAAACTATGAGATTATGCGTGAGGAGTTGGAAACCTTCAAATCTAATTTCAAATCAGAGGCACCACAGTCGCCATCTGACGATCCTTATAGCAAGGATGATGATGAAGGTCCGGGGTTGGGTAGTGGTTCAACAGCAAAAAAATCCGGTGATGCCAAATCAAAAACTCCGGTGCTCGACAACTTTGGTCGCGATTTGACCAAGGCTGCCGAAGAAGGAAAGTTAGATCCTATTGTTGGTCGCAGCAAAGAGATAGAAAGAGTTTCGCAAATTCTGTCACGCAGAAAGAAAAATAATCCAATCCTCATCGGTGAGCCTGGTGTAGGAAAATCTGCTATTGCCGAAGGCCTTGCTTTACGCATTATTCAACGCAAAGTTTCCAGAGTGCTTTTCAATAAAAGAATTGTTACACTTGATTTAGCTTCATTAGTTGCCGGAACAAAATATCGCGGACAGTTTGAAGAGCGTATGAAAGCAGTGATGAATGAACTGGAAAAATCACCAGATGTAATTTTGTTTATTGACGAAATTCATACCATCATTGGTGCAGGTGGTGCCAGTGGTTCGTTAGATGCTTCCAACATGTTTAAGCCTGCATTGGCCCGTGGCGAGATTCAATGTATCGGAGCTACCACATTAGACGAGTACAGACAGTACATCGAAAAAGATGGTGCCTTAGACAGACGTTTTCAGAAGGTAATTATTGACCCTACCTCTGTTGACGAAACAGTAGAAATTCTCAACAATATTAAAGACCGTTATGAGGAGCATCATCATGTGAATTATACTCCTGAGGCATTGAAAGCCTGTGTAACGCTTACCAACCGCTATATAACCGATCGCTTTTTGCCGGATAAAGCAATAGATGCTCTGGACGAAGCAGGTTCACGCGTGCACCTTTCAAACATTCATGTTCCTGCCAATATTATTGACCTTGAAGGAAAAATTTCAGAGATAAAATCAGAGAAAAACAGGGTTGTTCGCAGCCAGAAATATGAAGAGGCAGCACGCCTTCGCGATTCCGAAAAACAATTGATTGACCAGCTTGAAGCAGCTAAAAAACAATGGGAAGAAGAAACAAAAAATCAACGATATGCCGTAACGGATGAAGATGTTGCAGAAGTGGTTTCTATGATGAGTGGCATTCCATTGCAACGTGTGGCACAGGCAGAAACAGCACGATTGATTAATATGCCTGAAGAACTGAAAGGCAAAGTGATTGGTCAGGATGATGCCATTAAAAAAGTTGTTCGTGCTATTCAGCGTAACCGTGCAGGTCTGAAAGACCCTAACAAACCAATAGGCTCATTTATTTTCTTAGGTCCAACAGGTGTGGGCAAAACAGAACTGGCCAAAGTGCTTGCTACGTACTTGTTCGATACGGAAGATGCATTGATTCGTATAGATATGAGTGAATACATGGAAAAATTTGCTGTATCGCGACTCATTGGAGCACCTCCCGGCTATGTGGGGTACGAAGAAGGTGGACAGCTTACCGAGAAAGTAAGACGCAAACCATATTCCGTAGTGCTGCTGGACGAAATTGAGAAAGCACATCCAGATGTATTCAATTTGTTGTTGCAGACACTTGATGATGGTCAGCTGACAGACTCTTTAGGACGCAAAGTGGATTTTAAAAACACCATCATCATCATGACAAGTAACATTGGTTCACGTCAGTTGAAAGATTTTGGAACGGGAGTAGGCTTTGCTACAGGTGCTAAAAATGCACAGATGGACGAACATGCCAGAGGTGTTATAGAAAATGCATTAAAGAAAGCATTTGCCCCTGAATTCCTCAATCGTATTGATGATGTGGTAATATTTAATTCGCTCAGCAAGGAAGATATTATCAAGATTATTGATATTGAATTGGAAAAATTATATTCGCGCATTGCAGGCTTGGGTTATAAGCTTAAACTTAATGATGAGGCTAAAGATTTTATTGCAGATAAAGGTAATGATGTAAATTATGGAGCACGTCCGCTTAAGCGTGCTATTCAGAAATATGTTGAAGATATGCTTGCAGAAGAAATCATCAAAGCCGAGTTGCAGGAAGGTGATAATATAGAAGTGGTTTTTGATAAAGAAACACATCTGCTCAAAGCCAATATTACCAAGTCATCACCGCCACCACCAAAATCGAGGAAGAAGAAAGAAGAAAATAATTCTTAA
- a CDS encoding nuclear transport factor 2 family protein → MKDLLTAFLLLSILSSFAQSEYKQVNLKTNLNTPTTRIDSVTLITNNFLKDSAEALALIHAKVILPLAMQQHSAALFDSCLSIEFLYQGEGTLLNRQEYIHDRINGKWTITDVQYENVVLQFYDNMGVLTYGNVVKETDEFGKPQTYFWFWADVWIKEKGRWKLKELRAIN, encoded by the coding sequence ATGAAAGATCTATTGACAGCATTTCTTTTATTAAGCATTCTTTCCTCTTTCGCACAAAGCGAATACAAGCAGGTGAATCTCAAAACAAATTTAAACACACCCACTACAAGGATTGATTCGGTTACACTTATCACCAATAATTTTTTAAAAGACAGTGCCGAAGCACTGGCATTGATTCATGCAAAAGTTATTTTGCCTCTTGCAATGCAACAGCACAGTGCTGCTTTATTTGACAGTTGTCTCTCAATAGAATTTTTATACCAGGGTGAAGGAACATTATTAAACCGGCAGGAATACATTCACGACCGCATTAATGGCAAATGGACTATCACCGATGTGCAATATGAAAATGTGGTGCTTCAATTTTACGACAACATGGGTGTGCTTACTTACGGTAATGTGGTAAAAGAAACAGACGAGTTTGGCAAGCCGCAAACCTACTTCTGGTTTTGGGCGGATGTATGGATAAAAGAAAAAGGAAGATGGAAATTAAAAGAGCTTCGTGCTATAAATTAA
- a CDS encoding restriction endonuclease subunit S, with amino-acid sequence MNLSSAPSDEYYLQDGRFSFCGSNGNRELVGRCLVVFPKKDKVTYSGFCIRYRIEKTQITSIYLSHLFRVSVFKKSMLQNGRGANIQNINQQILGSLKIPVPPIALQTQFAQIVEKTEALKTQYQQSLQELESLYGSLSQKAFRGELTSKQNSANP; translated from the coding sequence TTGAATTTATCATCAGCACCAAGCGATGAATATTATTTACAAGACGGACGATTTAGTTTTTGTGGTTCAAATGGCAATAGAGAATTAGTAGGAAGATGCCTTGTAGTTTTCCCTAAAAAAGATAAGGTAACTTATAGCGGTTTCTGCATTAGATACAGAATTGAAAAAACACAAATCACTTCAATCTATCTCTCACACTTGTTTAGAGTTTCAGTGTTTAAAAAATCAATGTTGCAAAATGGTAGAGGAGCAAACATTCAGAATATTAATCAGCAGATTCTTGGGAGTTTAAAAATTCCTGTTCCACCCATCGCACTCCAAACCCAATTTGCCCAAATCGTAGAAAAAACAGAAGCCCTCAAAACCCAATACCAACAAAGCTTGCAAGAGTTAGAGAGTTTGTATGGCAGTTTAAGCCAAAAAGCGTTTAGAGGGGAATTAACCTCAAAGCAAAATTCTGCTAATCCATAA
- a CDS encoding GxxExxY protein: MTENEISNKIIGAAIKVHTALGPGLLESAYKECLFYILVKVGLKVEKEKPMPLVFEEVKLDCGYRIDLLVENKVVIEIKSVDALNDVHLAQTLTYLKLGNYKLGLLINFNVALLKQGIKRVANGI, from the coding sequence ATGACAGAAAACGAAATCTCAAATAAAATAATTGGAGCAGCAATTAAGGTTCATACGGCTTTGGGTCCCGGCTTGCTGGAGAGTGCCTATAAAGAATGTTTGTTTTACATTCTGGTTAAAGTGGGTTTGAAAGTGGAAAAAGAAAAACCAATGCCATTGGTGTTTGAAGAAGTAAAACTCGATTGTGGTTATAGAATAGATTTGTTGGTTGAGAACAAAGTAGTGATTGAAATAAAAAGCGTAGATGCTCTAAATGATGTGCATCTGGCACAAACACTAACTTATCTCAAGCTGGGAAACTATAAACTTGGCCTGCTGATAAATTTCAATGTGGCATTGCTGAAGCAAGGAATAAAACGAGTAGCAAATGGAATATAA
- a CDS encoding Bro-N domain-containing protein, giving the protein MEKQNEIRVFEEKKVRTLWDGEHEKWYFSIADVIAVLTDSPNPRKYWSVLKTRLKAEGSQLTTNCSQLKMQSADGKFYLTDVADTEQLFRLIQSIPSPKAEPFKLWLAQVASERLDEMQDPELSIDRALEQYMNLGYSENWINQRLKSIEIRKELTDEWKKRGLKEGVQFATLTDIITKAWSDKTTKEYKILKGLKKENLRDNMTNTELILNMLAEASTKDISAATNPKDFEESKKVAKQGGNVAKVARKELEAKTGKNVVTSLNAKTALQLNEDDKKKLKNKKK; this is encoded by the coding sequence ATGGAGAAACAGAACGAAATAAGAGTATTTGAGGAAAAGAAAGTTAGAACCCTTTGGGACGGAGAACATGAAAAATGGTATTTCTCTATTGCTGATGTAATTGCTGTTTTAACAGACAGCCCCAATCCCAGAAAGTACTGGAGCGTGTTAAAAACAAGGTTAAAAGCGGAAGGAAGTCAGTTGACTACAAATTGTAGTCAACTGAAAATGCAATCGGCTGATGGCAAATTCTACCTTACCGATGTAGCTGATACCGAACAGCTTTTTCGTCTAATTCAATCTATTCCCTCACCCAAGGCAGAACCTTTTAAACTCTGGTTGGCACAGGTAGCATCGGAACGATTGGATGAAATGCAAGACCCTGAACTGAGTATTGACCGGGCATTGGAACAATACATGAATCTCGGCTACTCCGAAAATTGGATTAATCAGAGACTGAAAAGTATTGAAATCAGAAAAGAGCTGACAGACGAATGGAAAAAGAGAGGCTTGAAAGAAGGCGTTCAGTTTGCTACGCTTACCGATATTATTACCAAAGCATGGAGTGATAAAACCACCAAAGAATATAAAATCCTGAAAGGACTGAAAAAGGAAAACCTAAGGGATAACATGACCAATACAGAACTCATCCTTAATATGCTTGCCGAAGCATCTACCAAAGATATCTCTGCCGCAACTAATCCGAAAGATTTTGAAGAAAGCAAAAAAGTGGCAAAGCAAGGTGGTAATGTAGCAAAGGTTGCTCGCAAGGAACTGGAAGCTAAAACAGGTAAAAATGTAGTAACTTCTCTAAATGCCAAAACAGCTTTGCAATTGAATGAGGATGACAAGAAAAAACTGAAAAACAAAAAGAAGTAA